CACAATGTGAAGCGATAAAGAAATTCTGCACAGAATGGCCGAAACTATTAAACTCTGAAGAAGCTATTGAAAAGCATTACCCGTTAGAAATTATAACTTCAGACTATTGTCATGCAAGTCCGGTGATTCGTAATCCGTTATCTCGCATTGTTATACTTCGAATCAAGCTATCAGATTTAAAACTCGATAAACATGCTAGAGACAAGTTTTTACGTCTAGTAGGTGATAGATATGATGGGCAAACCGATTTGGTTACAATAACAGCAGACCGTTGTCCGGTTAGACGGCAAAATTTGGATTACGTTAACTATTTGCTAACTGCTTGTTACCATGAATCCTGGAATTACGAAGACTGGGAAGGAGATAAAACGTTGCAAGACATGGAATATTACGATTTTGATATGAACCAATCAAAGAGGAATTTGGTTAATTGgcatttattatgtttaaatgaAGAAAACAATTTCAGTGAtgaagaaattaaattgtatgaTGTAGCATCAATACCTAATGCTACAGAATATATAGAATCGGTTTCTTCACTTTTTAATGATGGCGAAAGTGATGCCACATTGAAAAAATACGATACATCTGTCAGGAAGCTGTTAGGGTTGCctgataaaaaaattgtaacataGTTTTAGTttaagtgtaaaaataaaatgtagtttGTATGACAGTTGTTTGATTGTATagttatggcaggcgtccacatatccacaCCATACattccatttgatgcgatgcatccaatacggacgcatcgcatcaaatggattttatcCTTCGCGAAACGAAACAAGTTCCGTAAACGCGGAACGCCAATGtcataatggcgctcattgtcatttgtgtaacgGCTGTCAATTAAAATTGACAGCCGTTGTCATTGTCTatctgcatcgtacggatcgcatcgaatggatttcatctaccgtaaaattaaaaatccgtttgatgcgatgggTCCGATACGTACTATGAGGCTTGGCATTCGAATTTGAGCACTCAGGAAGTAAGCAGTGTTTTTCCAGTCACGTGCTTTCGTACCTGATCTCTTCAACCCTGCCTGCAGTGGATATTGTAatatgtttggctggtgggaggcttcggccgtggctggttataTATATCGGCAAaaggtaatgaaaattatacttaaaggcCTTGAATAGTCCAatgttcaataaaatcccaaattcagagcaaatcaaccttaaggattgagtttaaggttgaattacaaatgcgactacttgaattgagtgccaagaagttgtggcactcattgagtggggacgttttttggttgctgattgtgcatccactttttaatatgaGATCGATGCCTAAAATGGCAAGCAATACCTTGAGCTGTCCTAGAAGCATGTGATTCAGCTGCAGGTTTAAGGGTACTCTTTCGACCAACACTCTCCTTCACCGCTCAAgttattctccccgcctatctcaaATAACCCATGAAGGACACAACAAgggatgtggacggctcgaacgccacgagcacactgaagccgtccgtaccccaagttgttgcaacgcggcgataacaaaccCTAATAGTAGTAAATCCGCTGTATCAGCCTtattaatgatacggggcccccggactacaagggccccttatgtgtgaaagcaaaaatgagTAAGTAgctaatccacaatctcttttgTCCCTGGTTATGCGTGCGCCTTAAAGTTGGAAACATAACACATATGTTAAGTCACTGACTTATttcttttaagcaagcatttttgttatgagtattagtgttctgtggtgttcgagccgtccacatctcttgttgtgtaattctttatgggttacttgggataggcggggagagtgagtcaaaggatcctttaaccctacacacaacgttcacaagtgcaggactccactcaaggtttGCTTGACTCCACtcactctgccattctagggtcttattttggttacagtttaaattgttaattaagttgtcctgacaaatgttgtgaatcataacctttgttcgacattagttttcttattcttgtaatcacttttgagtctgctaaaaggcTACTGTAGAAAAAAGGAACAGTATTACAAATAGCTGTAATGCCCGTACATACTTTCCCTGTAGCTTTAACGCGTATTATCAATAGGCACAATTAcctgttgcattttaaaaataatgtcgtaatttcaatttatttcaatcgTATATGTTTTTACAATGCtccagtaaaaatatattgagcAAATCGTAAAAAAGATCGTAAAGTATTTTCAGTTACGTAGCTAACATCGCGCCATATTCAAAATGGCCGCTCGCGTAACGTTCAATAATGAAATACGTTTGGCAATAGTTATTATGCTAACTAAATATACTTGTAAGTTAtatttgtttcaatatttttatataattgcaAAAGATCATTcattacgaaatctcgaaaatcgctagacgtacaaatataaaatttggcagggcggtagtctatagttagttgGTGTCCActtagaacggattttgcgacagggccggatcaAAGAGGTccaagagcggacgaagtcgcgggcgtccactagtttcgtataaaactaacggacgcccacGATTTCATCTGGAattccgtttttcacaaatctcgcaggaTTCGGGAAGCATGGgtttaaaaagtaacttataaattgctcaataacctcctttaGCTTCCAGTGAAAGCAAATAATAGGCGAAAGTCAGTAAtcagttcagttcagttttgtcctccgtggcgcagtggtataagaagacggaggtcctgcggttttgatcaccggctgggccgattaaggttttcttaattggtctaggtctggctggtctaggcttcggccgtggctagtttttttttttttttttaaaaagaatatttgccatatttttaaatatgaccaatattcccattcccctccaactagtcgggaaagactgtattaggagtgggtacgacaatagaccaacggggcggggatcgaaccaccacccttcggtggtgagtctgaccgctcttaccgttgagctattgaggcgttaccaccctaccgacaaagacgtaccgacaaacgatttagcgtttagGTActatgtcgcgtagaaacctaAATGGGTGTGcataacaagtcagcccgcttccataatAAATAACgatcaatatatataaaaaaatattagattttttttttattgagaaagaatacaatatggaacttaagctaacttatcctaataactatacaaatcatgagAGTTTATCTGTGATTTACTaaaaactgtgttttctcagGTGCTTATAGTTTTTTATAAGTACTTCAACTTACTTCTTTGGAAcaactgttttttatttatttttattctttacaagttagcccttgactacaatctcacctgatggtaagtgatgatgcaatctaagatggaagcggactgtCTTGATAAAAGGTGGATGAAAATCTAGTTTAGTTAGTACTTCCAGTCTAGTTCTGTCATAAAGAActttgttactatttaatttGTCGATTGCAGCTGGCGTTGAGAAGGAACAATTTGTATTTTGGCCAAATGGCACCGTACCCTTCTATGTGAACCCTGAACATTTTGGTGAGTAactatcatttaaaaaaaaaagaaaaaacatatttaatttaatgttgcCAGGAAACTAAAAGTCTAGTGTCTATGGAGACCATTTCTCTACTTTGattggtagaaaatattaaaaaaaataattcccgTTCAAACGAAAATGCGGGAATTTATCATAGTCTATGACATTTGTAaacaacgtagctttctagtgctaaaagaattttaaaaatcgtattCAAGgtcgtagatccagagattataaTATAggtgtcgttatcaacccatatacggctcactgctgagctcgagtcagagTCAGTCAGTCGAGAGttagcagatttcacacaccagagaattaagaaattctctggtgtgcaggtttcctcacgatgtttttccttcaccgtttgagacacgtgatatttaattttttaaaatgcacacaactgaaaagttggaggtgcatgccccggacaggattcgaacccacaccctccggaatcggagtcacagttcatatccactgggctatcccggCTCTATAATATAGTAAaggtaatataatatactgccgaccgtattgttttctttttttttttggccaCAGCGGTCAAtccatggtgagattaaccatgtacgcagaaTACAATATAGAAAACAAGTGTGTGCAGAACAGACCCACTCTCTTTTCTCTCACTGTCATAATCCGATGGGTTTAAAAGATTACCCCCAATACaacaactttacctctttagaatattacttagtatacctacataatttaagccctgataacccagtggatatgacgtctacctccgattctggagggtgtggattcgaatccagtccgaggcatgctccttcaacttttcagttgtgtgcattttaagaaactaaatcacgtgtctcaaacggtgaaggaaaaacatcgtgaggaaacctgcataccagagatttttcttagttctctgcgtgtgtgaagtctgccagccagcgtggtggactaaggcctaatccctgtcattctgagaggagactcgtgctcaacagtgagccgaatatgggtttataatgttGATATTAATATACTTTACCTACTATTCTTCTACAATTACTAGATAAGGAGCAGTCCATCGCAATCCTGTCGACTCTATCCAACTTCACGATGAAGACCTGTCTACAGTTCAGGCCGGTGATGTCAGCACCAGCCCCCAGCCAGCACGTCATGGTGTTTGAGAACCCCCGGGGGGTCAGGAAGTGCGTCATCGATATGGAGGGACATGCTAAAGAGGAGCCCCATGTAAATATACCTAGGACTATGACCTAATATGAGATTTTATCtattacttgtaataaaactgtatgtaagttgtatttaataatactcCATGTTATAGTTCACTATAGTTGTACTTTAttacaatactagctgacgccgcgcggtttcacccgcgtggttcccgttcccgtaggaataccgggataatatatagcctacagccttcctcgattaatgggctatctaacactgaaagaatttttcaaatcggaccagtagtacctgagattagcgcgttcaatcaaacaaacaaacaaacaaacaaactcttcagctttataatattagtatagattaatatatcACACATTATGACCATCCATTTTATAACTGCCAACCTCAGGCCTTCTCCCAAAGACTACACCTGTACTCCCGACCATAGACTATCTCCCACAGACTACATCTGTACTCCCGACCATAGACTATCTCCCACAGACTACACCTGTACTCCCGACCATAGACTATCTCCCACAGACTACACCTGTACTCCCGACCATAGACTATTTATTAATGTCGTAGTAACTACTCTTTCACTGTAACATATTAAAGacgttttgaaaattataattgcagggtattacgagtatataatcgaatagctgacgccgcacggcttcacccgcgtggttcccgttcccgtagaaatacggggataatatatagcctatagccttcctcgataaatgggctatctaacactgaaagaatttttcaaatcggaccagtagtttctgagattaccgcgttcaatcaaacaaacaaactcttcagctttataatcttctaatatataaaattctcgtgtcaataaaataatttataaaattctaatatgtaaaatgtttttcgttgccatacttctccgaaacggcttgaccgattttgatgaaattttttgtgcattttcagtaggtctgagaaacgaccaaaatctatttttcaaacccctaaatcctagggtagggtaggtgtatggtatagggatagggtaggggtagggtagcggtagggtagttgtagggtagggtagggtagggatagagtagaggtatggtaggggtatggtaggtaaaaagaaaaaaaaaaagggtaggagtagggtagtgtaaggtagggatagggaagaagtgcaaataaataaattaataagtcaaagcgaagcttgagcgggtccgctagtattagtatagatacggaagccaataagtttttttttaatttcgtggctGTCCATATTTTTGTTTGTCAATAAAGATTCATCTATTTATTCAAAGTAAAGTTGCTATTGTTGGGCGACCCTCCACctgactacatcaagcgagtcgcaaggattcgctggacgcaTGCAGCTCAgaccccctagccaagtgacgCTGATTcgctttctacgatcgctaacgcttcgaaatatgtataggaatgacagatcttgatcacatgacctgccgatagcaaatgtcattacaTTCGCCCATACATcttagaaagataatcgacgagcttggctaggggggcaggatcgtgatgtttagtgcctacaaaaggtctatgtcctgcagtggactccatcggctgatatgatgatgatgattcaaagTATTGTCTGTCAGAGGATAATCCTCGGCTACGGATGCCTACAAAGTCCACACGTCGAGCTGGTCGTCATGAAGGCGCTGGGGTTCCCTTTCGAGCACAACCGGGCCATGCGCGATCTCTACATAGATGTGTACTTCGAGAATATTGAGCCAGGTGAGAATATTGAGCCAGGTGAGAATATTGAGCCAatgaatttacatttttatgtgTCTACCTCCTTTTAACTCTCcttaaacctcaatagctcaacggtaagagcagttggactcatcaccgatgggtggcggttcgatctccaccccgttggtctattgtcgtacccactcctagctcagtcttttccgactagttggaggggaataggaatattggtcaatggtcatattacaaaaaatatggcaaatattcttttttttttaaaaaaaaaccccacTTTGAGAATATTGAGTCAGACAAGACTATTTGAGCCCAGTGAATGTATTGATCAAGGTGAGAATAATGAACGAAGTGAGAATattgaaccaattaatttacatttatatgtacctacttcgAGAATATTGAGCCATTACATTGATATGTAACTACGAGAATACTGAGTCAGTCAAGTCTGTTGAGCTAAGTGAGAATATTGAGCCACATTGCTGTTTACTTCTAGAATATTAAGCCAGATGAGACAGTGCCGCTTTGAGCAAACACTACttcttattagaaaaaaaatcaattatattcaaacgaaatcgcgggcgtcctcaAGCGAAAAACCAGACAAGTGCGAATCGGATTCGCCCGCCGAAGGTTCTGTCCAAAATTGTGCACGGCCTATATGTTGATTTATGCCCAGTAACAAATTTTCGGATGTCAGGCGTCAATGACGTACGGAttagtaaccatagcaacagcTTGACGACATTACAGTTgcgtacgaaattttcaattatttctatttgatattttctggaaaattttcaaatatgtaGTTGACATATTTAAAATCGAATACCAAAGAATAATTACATTGCCAATTAGTATTCTTTGGTATTTTACCCTTATCCACgagtatacgagtaggtacaataatttaactaattaaatatgcttatatgaaaataaattgttatcgccgcgttgcaacgacttgcggtacggacggcttcagtgtgctcgtggcgttcgagccgtccacatctcttgttgtgtaattctttatgggttacttggttgataggcggggagagtgacttgagtggaaaaggggagtgtttgttaacacactacctacctatacacatcgttcacaagtgcgtgactccgctcaaggtcattctctactATTAGggccttattttggttacagtttgatttgttaattaagttgtcctgacaagtgttgtgaatcataaccttttttcgacattagttttcttatatttgtaatcacttttgagtccacTAAAACTTGACAATTAGTATTCTTTGGTGTTTTACCCTTATCCACGAGTAtatgagtaggtacaataatttaactaattaaatatgcatatattgaaataaattgtctaaaactataaaattaaaacttaaaaatgcttatcaaaatttgccgccctcaGGCCGtcggcagggagaacaacacgaacgCAGAAGGGGTGTGTTACTAACACTCTCTctcttagtaggtacctacctaacaaaGATCTATAATCGGACTCAAAGAtgattgcaaatataagaaaactaatgtagaacaaaggttatgtttcacaacacttgtcaggacaacttaattaacaaatcaaactgtaaccaaaataagaacctagaatggcagagaatgaccttgagtggagtcacgtacttgtgaacgatgtgagtacggttaaaggatcctttgactgatatcaaacactccccttttccactcaagtcaccctgcccgactatcccaagtaacccataaagaattacacaacaagagatgtggacggctcgaacgccacgaacacactgaagtcgacactagatcgagcgacgtcatatccgtcacagactactatttccaacactaaacggcgataacagatCTTAGTAGGGTTTTTACGTTAGTGATACGGAATCCTAAAACATGAACTCGAGAATAATGAGGTCAACGAGATAAAACGTGCGATGAACTCGAATAACCTGTTGTGGTAGGTACGCCGATATTTACTTACCGACACGagatatttacataatttgtgtatactttattatttatttagttctcTTGTTGGTTCTTTCTTTTTACTGGTTCCATGGTCAGGCTTTTTGGCTGCGGatttaactagccacggccgaagcctcccaccagccagacctggacaaattaagaaaatctcagtttgtccagccggggatcgaacccaggacctccgtcttgtatatccaccgcgcataccactgcaccacacgGAGGCCGTTACAAGTCGTGGTAGTTAGTAGCCGATAGTAAcgttattcaacaaaaaactaaaatttacgtaattccggtaaaataattaagtatgttaaatgatcgtagaaacaaaaaaaacattacgaTTTGATAGAAAATAGTGTAGTCaaggttatttcgttgaaataactattttagatgatcacaaaaacgaaaatacgatggaAAATGACTTACTagttgaatggtacaccgagatagaTACATAATAGGCCCGCTGAAATGAATATCAGAACAATAACAGTAACTTTGTTAACAAGTAGCAAGGTTTGCTTAGTTTACAGTTAGGCTACCTACTTATATGTCTAAACTAGTACTAGTTAGAGTCGTTACAAAGAAAgcaattaaaatgtaatgaaattacttaaaataaaataatatgaatgaatCACTACATAGTAAagagaagaaattaaatatcccgtgtctcaagcggtgaaggaaaacatcgtgaggaaacctgcataccagagaattttcttaattctctgcgtgtgtgaagtctgccaatccgcattggcgtggtggactattggcctaacccctctcattctgagaggagactcgagctcagcagtgtgccgaatatgggttgataatgatgatgatgaaatacaatgtaaactaaaatatttaagactgctgtatgtaagtttgtattctgtataatttgtaattgttaaattttctgaagactgtttagtttagttcgtaaattaatattgtaaattattattggtttttgtattttttataatttaatagataattaaataaaattaattgaattaaaaaaaataatctttcaaaACAATCGAAACAAATTTA
The DNA window shown above is from Bicyclus anynana chromosome 27, ilBicAnyn1.1, whole genome shotgun sequence and carries:
- the LOC112053851 gene encoding 28S ribosomal protein S35, mitochondrial; translation: MSVFIRHYNPGSVYNAKIWRFASTTAETPKLTNGEDDEEFRVLDILKKRDKLQRRAPRKADVPPDRAEKMRTDQKWGDVWPGPKSFHPSSVPLPIRQGYVPKGQAPPGKKANAELMKIPNFLHLTPPVIKSQCEAIKKFCTEWPKLLNSEEAIEKHYPLEIITSDYCHASPVIRNPLSRIVILRIKLSDLKLDKHARDKFLRLVGDRYDGQTDLVTITADRCPVRRQNLDYVNYLLTACYHESWNYEDWEGDKTLQDMEYYDFDMNQSKRNLVNWHLLCLNEENNFSDEEIKLYDVASIPNATEYIESVSSLFNDGESDATLKKYDTSVRKLLGLPDKKIVT